The nucleotide sequence AAAACATCAGTTGCTTACGGGCCTCTTCCTCGGCCTTGCTATACTGACAAAAGTTTCAGCCCTACTTTTACCGGTACCTGTTTTGCTCGTATTTTTAGGGTTAAACATTCAAAAAGGGAGAGGGAATCTTAAAAAATCCCTTTGGACTGCATTGAACATCATAATGCCTCTATTTATTATTGCCGGATGGTACTATGTGAGAAACATGGTTTTGCTTGGCAAGCCATTCATCGGCGGCTGGGACCCTGCAAGGGGAATCAGTTGGTGGCAAGACCCGGGATACAGAATTATCAGTGATTTGACAACTTTCGGCACAGCGCTGGCTTATCCTGTTTTTTCAGGAACATCAGGTCTGTGGGATGCAATTTATTCTACCCTTTGGCTGGACGGTTTCCTCGGTTCTGTGGCAGACTACCGCGGAAAACCACCCTGGAATTATTCATTTGTCCTTACCCTGTCATGGCTCTCCCTTCTGCCCACAATTGCTATGCTTACAGGTTTCTTTTCTATTATGAAAAAACGTGAGCGAGAAGATCAATTCATACTCTTGATCTCTACTCTCTTACTAATACTGTACTTTGGAGCAATTATCTATCTCTACATTCAACTCCCCATCTATAGCACTGCCAAGGCATCTTATACACTGGGGCTCATCCCCTGCTATGCAATCCTCTGCGGTTTCGGACTGGAGTTGCTTTCACGGGGAGTTATCTTACGGTCAGCAGTCGTGGGGCTAATATCCTGGTGGGGTATTTTTGCTTTTGCCGCTTATTTTCCAGTGTAAGATAATTAAGGGGGGCTAACAGCGCTGTTAGAGTGATTGATTAAAACTTATACCTTCCTTCAATTAGGGCGCTCATTCCTTCTCTTGGATAATCATCGCGAATTGTCGGTTTCCATTCACCAGCAATATCATCATAATAGATTGGCGCCGGATCTTCATATTTTTTACCAAGAAGATTGTGAACAGACAGTCTAAGTTCAAAGTTCTCGATGAAATTTTTTCCAATGACTGCCAGGTCTACCAGGGCATATTCGGGAAGCTCTGAACGCCCGTCACGCACATGCCGCGAGCGCTTGCCGCTTACGAAAATATTTGTATTTACGTCTATGTAATTGCCTGCTTTAGCATTGAAACCGATATTTCCCTTATTGTAAGCGATATTGGCAATGTTTCTCTTGCTTTCGTTATCCTCTGAATCTTGATGGGTGTAGTTAAGATAGGCGGAAAAGCCTTTTGAAAGATCTCTCTTATACTCAAATTCGATACCCTGTATTGTGGCTCCACCCCTATTTTCAAATGCGAACTGGCTTGGAATGGACTGGGGTACAAGCTGGATTCTGTCCCTGAATCTGTTATGGAAGTATGTCAGTGTTGCAGTGGAAGTCTCCTTTGAAACACGAACAAAACTCACTTCATAGGTAGTCATCTTTTCCGGGGCAAGATTTGAATTCCCCAAAACAACAGGATTATTGATATTATGCAACTCTTCAAAACTCGGCGCCCTGAAAGCCGACCCATAAAGCAGTTTCAAGTGCCACTTTTCGGTTAATCTCCAGACAAATGCAGCCCTGGGATTACTTGTGCTGCCAACATCAGAATAGTCATCATACCTGATGCCTGCTGTCACATTTACATGAGCAGTAATATCCCATACATCCTGTAAATAAGCAGCGCCTATATACCTCTTTTTCTCCTGGTTCCACTGGCGAATATCCCCTACATCTCTTACGTTACCATCGGTATAATATGTCCATGCAGCCGGATTATAGTTGGCATGATGTTCAAGGTCATAAGCCTCGTAATTTTCCCAAAGTCCTCCAAGGGTCAGTATATTTGAATCGGTCAGGTCAAAGTCAAATTGCAGTTCTGCGCCTTTTGTCCTTGATTTTAAACTGGGAACGCCAATCATACCGTAGGGAAAGATACCAAGGTTGGGAACATTTGCCCCTTCAGGGTAAATTTCCCATATCACCTTAAAATGAAATTCATCCCAGTAGAGCCTGGAAGTGATTTTTCCAAGCGAGAAATCCTGACCATAAACCAGTTCCCCAAAGAATTGATCTATCCTTTCCTCCGTTTCATCATTCAGGGCATTTCCAACACCAATATAACTTTCCTCTCTTTTAGTGACGTATTTCGAGTTAAAACTAATACCTTTATACTTTGCCTTAAATGCGGCTTCAAGTTTACGCTCTCCATCTCTCGTCTTCCCTGAGTTTCCAAGGATATCACTATCCACGTTCAAGCGGGCGCCATAGGTAGAGTAATAATCAACCGACGATGCTATATCAAGCTCATCCCACTTCTTACCAGCCTGGAGGTTAACTTTCCCTGTATCATAACTGCCACCGGCCGCTGTAAAAATAACACCATCCATGTCTTTACCATCTTTGGTGATAATATTAATAACCGCTGAAAAGGCATTGCTTCCATAAAGAGCAGAACCGGGACCTCGAACGACCTCTATTCTTTTTACATTGTCTACACTGAGGCTATCAAAGGCATAGGTGGTCCCACCAAGTAAAAGATTATTAAGTGAGTGGCCATCGATCATTATTTTGACCTTTTCCGAATTAATCGTCACAATACCTCTCACTTCAATATTTTCCTTGCCGTAATATCCCCTGAAAACATGCATACCGGGCACCCGGTTAAGTACATCCATAATATCCCTCGCACCCATACGACGGATATCCTCTGCCGTTATGATAGTGGCAATTGCCGGTGCATCAGCAACGTTTTGAGGCTGTTTTGTCGCCGTTATAATGAGTTCCCTTTCGTCAAAAAAAAGAAGCATCTCCTCCATTGAACCTGCATAGTGAATCGGTTCAACTTTTTTATGGGAATCAATAATTTCGATGCTGGCAGGCATGGTACTTGCCACTGAAGCGACTGAAGCAACTGAAGATAATGCAGTCAGCAGAAAGAAAATTATTATAAAAAGAATGAAAGATCGTTTCATACTGGATTACCTCAACAAGTGGAAAAAAGGAATCGGGCAAAATTAATTTCTATTTACTGCAACCCACACGACACATATTGCTATGTCATGCGACATATATTGCTGATCTAACATTTTGCCTAATTTAAAGTAGATATGTCAAGTCAATTACCCGAATTATGTTCCCTTGCAATCTTTAAATTTTATGTTAACGTTATTTATTAGATAAGGATGACTGCTGTTGAAAAGGAGGTGATCCTGTGAAAATTAAGTTTTTCCACTTTCATGAACCTATAAACGTTGAAGCAAAAATAGATGAATGGCTTGATGAGAACCATGGCATTTCAATTCATCATATCAAGCAGACTGAATCTTATGCCGACAAAGAAAAATGGTCTCTTTCCATATCCATTTATTACCTTGAACCGATTATTGAATAAAAAAGAAGACCTGAGGACGAGTGAAAAAAAGGCCTAAAGAACCATATATTTCCGCACAGAGAAGCAAAACAATAAGACAGAGCATGATTGCTCTATTGGAGCATGATGAATACTCTGGAAAAGATATATCGGCAGAAGTGGGAATAAGGGAAAAAGAGGTTTATGAACATCTCGAACATATACGTAAATCGGCAGGCAAAGCATTCATTGTCACCCCCGCCAGATGCAGGAAATGCAATTTTATTTTCGATAAAAGGGAAAAGATAAAAAAACCGGGCAAATGCCCGGTTTGTCATAATCAATCAATTGAAGCACCGCTCTACGCTATCAGGAGCGGAAACCCAAAAACTAGACCATAAGATATCTTGCTAGAGCTTAAAATTCTCACGATGAAACTCAATTTTTGCCTTTTCTCTTAATTCGCTTATATGTGAGGCAATCTTTTCTTTTGAGATTTTCGGTTGAAGATATTTAACCAAAAAATTTCGGACTTTTTCAAAAGACAACTGCTCCTCTGCTTTTTTTTCAACAACCTTGACTATCTGATAGCCAACAGAAGTTTTTATAATATCACTGACTTTACCGGGTTCCATTGAAAAAGCAAACTCCTCGGCCTCAAGAGGCAGGTAACCTTTTACTATAAACCCAAGATCGCCCCCCTTAGCGGCAAAATCATCTTCCGAATGCTTGACAGCCAACTCCTCGAAGTTACCTCCCTTTTTTAGCTTTTCAAAAACCATCTCCGCCTTTGCTTTAGCTTTTTCCAGATCTTCGGGAGTGGCATCTTTTTCTGTGCGAATTATTATGTGACTCACCTTAACTGATTTTTCGGTGATAAAGCTCGGCTTTTTTCTTTCATATAAATCCCGGATATCTTTCTCCGGCACCTCCGGGTTGATCAAACCCTTTTTATTCAGATATTTTTTCAGGGTAAGGTCCTGAGCAAGAAATTTCCTCAATTTTTCATCTGTTTTGTATCTGTTCATAATATAAACATTAAACAATTCCTCAGATGGGTATCTTTTTTTGAGCATTTCCATTTCAGAATTAACTTTTTTTTCCAGGTCTTTAACCTTTAAACTCCTGCTGGCCTGAACCAGTAATTGATGACCGATTATTTTTTCAAGCTCTCTCTCATAAATTTTTTCAATGAGACCTGGATAAGATCGTTTACTCCCCTTTTTTTCATATATCTTAAGTTGCTGATCGACAAGAGGAACCATCTGTTCTTTATAGATCGGTTCCCCATTAATAGTGGCAATAATAATCCCGGTCTCTTTCAAATTGCCTGATTTTCCGCTCTCTTTGGAGAGAACCGGCGTTGGCAAGATAAATAGCAAGACCACAGCAAGAAAGATAAATGAAGCAAGATTTCGACTTCTTCCTTTAAAGAGCAGGTTTTCTTTAGTTTTCATTTTTAATCCCTATACACCGTTATCTCTGCAGATGTTCCCGCTCTGCCATGAGGATAGAATACCATGTGACCCTCTTTATTGGATAAGTCCACAGACAAACTCAAGTCGTCACCATCCTTAATAAAGTTAAAAAGATGTAATTTTTTTTCCACTATTTCACCATACATCTTCTCCGTCAAGGCAACTCTAAGGAACAATAAATCATTATTTTTAATATTAATGCGATAGGTTCCTGAGTCCAGGTTAATTTCGCGGCCGTTTATGACCATCTTTTTTTCTCTTTCTGTAACAAGGGAGATCTTTTCAATAGCGCCATACCCCGAAACCCGAACCATACCGTTTCCATAGAGTTCATCAAAACCGGGCCCACCCAGGTCCATGGCATGGGCAATCAATGCTAACCTCACATCCCTGTTGTCTTTTAATCCGTCTCCATTCATATCTTCCAGGGTTCCGGAAGAAATAAGTAAAGCAGCGGCGCCTGTCACATAAGGGGCCGCTTGAGAAGAGCCATGAAGATAACCATAATTCCCTTTTTCAGCTGTCATTGTTGACAGGATATTTATGCCCGGTGCAACCAGTTCCACTTCGGGACCGATAGCAGACCAACTGGAAATATTATGATCAATATCAATGGCCGAAACAGCCACCACAGAGGCATAACTAGCGGGATAACTAACGGCCCCACCCCTGTTATTACCTGCTGCAGCAACGAGAAGCACACCCTTTTCATAGGCGCTGTTACAGGCCTCTTCAAGCAATTGAACCTGAAAAGTAGTGCCGAAGCTCATGCTAATAATATCCATTCCATTCATTATGGCCCATTCAATTCCTGCCAGAATATTACTAAGCGACGCAAAACCAGCGCCATCAAGTACCTTTACGGCATAAAGCGATGTCTCGGGAGCGACACCAACAATGCCTGTACCGTTAGCGGCAGCAGCAATGATCCCCGACACATGGGTCCCGTGACTGTTATAACCATCATCATAAGGGTCATTATCATCAAAGACGAAATCATAACCTCCCTTATAATTACCGGCCAATTCTGCATGCATATAATCTATCCCTGAATCGAGGACCGCAATTTTAACCCCTTTGCCCCTGACACCGTTATCATGAACTGCAAATGCGCCTATATGCTCTGCCCCCCATGAATTCCCAAGCTCATCTCCCGACAGGGGAGAAACCAGTGAAAGCAGGACATCTTCTTGTATATAGGCAATAAGGGGATCATCTTTAAGTTTTGAGATCTCTGCTTCCGGCAAGGTTGCAGAAACAGCCTTTACAAAGGAATGAATGCGCTTGATCTTGCCGTTATGATTTTTGATTTTACCGGTTTCCTTTAATCCGGGCTTATCTTTAAAAACAACGATTACCGGTTTTTCGCCGGCAAAAAGAGAGGGAGAGAAAAGCATAGAAACAAATTGAAACAAAATAACTGTCAAAAAGAAATACTTTTTTTTGTTATTATAATTTCTCATAAGAAAAACCTTTTGCCTTTCCTGTAATGCAAAGATATGTTTGATTTAAAAAAATGGGTGGGGAGCCGGACAGGCCTCCCCACACTAAAAGTAGATCACATAAGAACAAAGTAAGATACTAAAGCATCGACAACAACTAAAACTTACTTATTCTTGCCGTTACCTTTTCCCTTGCCTTTATTACCTTTGGTTTCACAAGCAGCAGTGCCTGTTGCCGTACCAAGAACGGTTTGTACTGTAATATCACCACAACCAAGAGTTGACCTTGCAATGATCTCTGTTGCAGTCCATGAAACAATATCGGCCTTTTCAGTAACACCATCTTTTGTTACATAGACACCTATAGCAGAAACATAACCCTGCTCAGGCGCCGGACCGAAATTTGAACCGGTGATGATAATGTCCGAACCACTTTGCGTTGCGCTGGTCACGACAACAGGTTCATCGACAGTGATGGCATACATACCACTTACCTTGTCAGCTTTGCTGAGGTACAGGTAGTAAGTACCTGCAGCAAGCGTACCGGGAACCGTCGCTGTTATGACGGTATTCGTTATGCTGTCAGGCGCAATGGTAATTGCATTGCCGGCCAAATCATCGATAACTACGTCGGAAGAGAAGTTTACCACAGGACCACCAAATTCGGATAAATCGAGGTCATTGATGAAGCCAAGCCCTTCGATGGTTATGGACGCCGCCACTCCGACAGCAAATCGTAAATTGCTGACAGTATTGATTTGAGGCACATAAGCGCCCGCCCCGGGAGCGATATCGTACTGGGCAAAGTAGCCATGACATCCGGCGCAATCCTGGCTCGTACCGACATGTCCGTAACCATGACTACCCGCGTTACCGGTGTAATTAACCATGATATTATGCAGTGTAGAGATACCGTGGCACTCTTCACACTTTCTAATATCGAGGATATCTTCCCCGAGAAGCGCGTTACCATGACAGAATTTACATTCATTGTCATCATTGATACCAAGGGTCGTATTATGGTGGTTTGAATCATTCTCACCGATAACATAGCCGGCTACAGTACCCGCCTTATGACATGACTGACAGCCACCGATACACTGACCGGTCACAGGATCTTTAATGGGACAGCTGTTATAATCATGATTATCTATTTCCGTTTGACTACACTGCTCAATCCCCGGTTGACCCAGGTTATCCCTGCATGTATTGGGTGTAACCATCGTCTTGGCGTAAGTCGGAATATCATGGGTGATCGTTTCCGCATTGTTAACGGTGCTTCCATGACAGCGATAGCACTGCTTGGCTTTGGCAAAGGGTGTCCTGTGGTGAGGCGAACCGGGAACGAGTATCCAGGTTGAATAATTGCCGATAACACCATCCAGACCGGGCCTACCATCTATATGGCAGTGCTGGCAATCCCTGAAAATATCAAGTTCCGTCGACATGGTGACAGGATTGTAAACAAGATCATGACAATCCATACACTCGTTATTATCCCTTGCAATAGTGGCGTGGTGCCTTGAAGGAACGTCGAGCTGGTCAAATGAGCTGAAATTACTTAACGCCCTATCGACATGACAGGCCTCGCACTGCGCCTCAACGAGGTTGTCAAAGTTACCATCGGGAAGACCCAGGTCCTGGTTAACAGGCGGCGGCGGAATATCAGCATAAGACACGGATGCTGCCGCGAGCATAGCAATCGCCAAAATTGCCAAAATAATATTTTTCATAGTTTGTTGCTCCTTTCTAGAGTTAAAAAAATAAAAAAACAAGTTAAGTGCGATAATTGCAAATGCCTTTGTTGATATTCTCCTCGCACCGGAGAAAGGCATTACTATTTCCACCACCTCCTTTTATAGTTTTTTTATATTATTAGCAAGTAATTGAAATGGCTATTTGTGCCTTCAGCGAGAAAAGTACATAACACAGTTCTGCCTGTCAATTACCAGCGTAATATTGACGTTTACAAACATATATCATTCTTCAGAGTAAATTTCTTGACCGTTTCTGCTTTTTTTTTGATCAATATTATTACTACCCATAAAATACCCATTCAAAAAGGATGATGAACAGGGATCCCTTCACATTCAGGGGAAAAGGGGGTTCTTGCAATCTCAACAAAGCAGGTATTGACAATATTCTGCACAGAACCATTCTTCAAAAATTTACAGGGAAAAGCGCGCTCTGTGTCAGACAAGTAAGCCTGAAGATTGACTTAGAGTTTGCGCACCCTTGACAAATTGACACTATTTAACGGCAGGGCCTTGAATCTTTTTTTTGAGAGATTTCCTGAACGAGGAAGGTGTTTGCTTTGCGATCTTCTTGAATGTCCGTGTAAAATGATACTGGTTGGTAAAACCGCAGGCAAAAGCAATTTCACTCATAGAGAAACTTTCATGCCCTAAAAGGTCCTTGGCCATAATTATTCGTAAATCATTCACATAGGACACAAAGGTCATATCCATTCTTGCTTTGAATACCCGCTCAAAGTGTGAAGTGCTCATGCCGGCTTCCCTTGCAACACGGGTTAATGTAAGGTTTGATTTATAGTTGTCATTGATGTAACTAATTGCTCTGTCAAGGCCATCAAGGCCTTTATATACCTTTTTTTTGGCGCGCCCTTTTTTCAAGTCCAGCACGGTGTTAACACTTTCATTCAAACAGTCCGCATCGAGAGGATTATTAAAATAATCCCAGGCGCCACTCCTGAAAACTGTGATTGCCAGAGACTCACTCCCCTGATCTGTCGTAACAATAACAGGAACTGAAGGTTTGATGGACTTGAAAAAGCGGAGTAAATCGGTTGACTTTTGATCACCATCATGATCAAGCAATACGACATCAATTTCATTTAGCACGAAGAGATCTCTGGCTTCAATCTGTTCAGACACAAAAATCATATTGAAATCACATAATGCGATATCCAGGCCTTCGAACTTTATTTTAATATCCGAACCTATCAGCAAAGCCGTTTTCGAAGCATCTTCCATAGAGCTATTCCAGAAATAAAAGTTATTTTCCACTAAATCCTTATATTTTTTCCGGGTTCATACCAAAGTATTCCACACTTAAAACAACAATTCTTGCCACATACTGCTTTTTAAGAAGAATATTGCCACAATCAATACCTAAGCAGAATGCGCAAAAATAAACTATAGTTGCAACAAAGGGAAACAAAATACTCCTTAATGTTCCAGATGTATCCATAGAAAGAGCGAAAAAAAGGGGAGGGAAGGTACCCCCCCCTAAAAAATTATAGCCTGGTCTCACAGCAGGGACGCTTATATTTGCCGCTCTTTGAGAGTCACATGCACCGTATGCCAAAGTGAATGCGCCCCTGTCAAGACAATATATATTTATTATAGCATGTGCCTGAACCGGTATCCAGCGGCCGGCCCCTTTACTAAATTACAGGTGCACAACCGTCACGCGCTTCCATGTCTGCCAAAACTTCCACTTAGCCTGATATTCCCCGCCACCAGCCCCTTTTCAACAAAAAGAAGAACCTTACTATTTCCAGGTGCAGAGTCAGAGGCAAAGCAGGGACAGTCACCGGAAAGTCCTCTTTTCTCAAAACTTTTTTTACAAATTCAAATAAAAAAAATCTCGCTATTTGAAAAGAACATACCTCCAGAAAAACAATTTTGTCAAGACATATCTTGCCGTTTGCAACACTTTTGCAATGACTAATCTTTCACTATCACCTTCTTCAGCCAGTAAATATATGCTTTCCCCCATTTATAAAAGAAGAACAAAATCCCGGCAATCATTTTTTATTCAATTGACTTCCTGGAGTCATTTAGTACAATAGTTTAATCACTTTTAAGAAGGAGAAAGTCATGATCAATAGACCTTGTCAGCCAATAGGGTTCACGCTGCTGGTTATCGCTTTTGTAATGACGGGAACTGCATGCATGGCCGGAGGATATAAGAATATTTCACCCACCGAAGCAAGGA is from Deltaproteobacteria bacterium and encodes:
- a CDS encoding TonB-dependent receptor, with amino-acid sequence MKRSFILFIIIFFLLTALSSVASVASVASTMPASIEIIDSHKKVEPIHYAGSMEEMLLFFDERELIITATKQPQNVADAPAIATIITAEDIRRMGARDIMDVLNRVPGMHVFRGYYGKENIEVRGIVTINSEKVKIMIDGHSLNNLLLGGTTYAFDSLSVDNVKRIEVVRGPGSALYGSNAFSAVINIITKDGKDMDGVIFTAAGGSYDTGKVNLQAGKKWDELDIASSVDYYSTYGARLNVDSDILGNSGKTRDGERKLEAAFKAKYKGISFNSKYVTKREESYIGVGNALNDETEERIDQFFGELVYGQDFSLGKITSRLYWDEFHFKVIWEIYPEGANVPNLGIFPYGMIGVPSLKSRTKGAELQFDFDLTDSNILTLGGLWENYEAYDLEHHANYNPAAWTYYTDGNVRDVGDIRQWNQEKKRYIGAAYLQDVWDITAHVNVTAGIRYDDYSDVGSTSNPRAAFVWRLTEKWHLKLLYGSAFRAPSFEELHNINNPVVLGNSNLAPEKMTTYEVSFVRVSKETSTATLTYFHNRFRDRIQLVPQSIPSQFAFENRGGATIQGIEFEYKRDLSKGFSAYLNYTHQDSEDNESKRNIANIAYNKGNIGFNAKAGNYIDVNTNIFVSGKRSRHVRDGRSELPEYALVDLAVIGKNFIENFELRLSVHNLLGKKYEDPAPIYYDDIAGEWKPTIRDDYPREGMSALIEGRYKF
- a CDS encoding transcriptional regulator, whose amino-acid sequence is MKKRPKEPYISAQRSKTIRQSMIALLEHDEYSGKDISAEVGIREKEVYEHLEHIRKSAGKAFIVTPARCRKCNFIFDKREKIKKPGKCPVCHNQSIEAPLYAIRSGNPKTRP
- a CDS encoding peptidylprolyl isomerase, whose translation is MKTKENLLFKGRSRNLASFIFLAVVLLFILPTPVLSKESGKSGNLKETGIIIATINGEPIYKEQMVPLVDQQLKIYEKKGSKRSYPGLIEKIYERELEKIIGHQLLVQASRSLKVKDLEKKVNSEMEMLKKRYPSEELFNVYIMNRYKTDEKLRKFLAQDLTLKKYLNKKGLINPEVPEKDIRDLYERKKPSFITEKSVKVSHIIIRTEKDATPEDLEKAKAKAEMVFEKLKKGGNFEELAVKHSEDDFAAKGGDLGFIVKGYLPLEAEEFAFSMEPGKVSDIIKTSVGYQIVKVVEKKAEEQLSFEKVRNFLVKYLQPKISKEKIASHISELREKAKIEFHRENFKL
- a CDS encoding S8 family peptidase, translating into MFQFVSMLFSPSLFAGEKPVIVVFKDKPGLKETGKIKNHNGKIKRIHSFVKAVSATLPEAEISKLKDDPLIAYIQEDVLLSLVSPLSGDELGNSWGAEHIGAFAVHDNGVRGKGVKIAVLDSGIDYMHAELAGNYKGGYDFVFDDNDPYDDGYNSHGTHVSGIIAAAANGTGIVGVAPETSLYAVKVLDGAGFASLSNILAGIEWAIMNGMDIISMSFGTTFQVQLLEEACNSAYEKGVLLVAAAGNNRGGAVSYPASYASVVAVSAIDIDHNISSWSAIGPEVELVAPGINILSTMTAEKGNYGYLHGSSQAAPYVTGAAALLISSGTLEDMNGDGLKDNRDVRLALIAHAMDLGGPGFDELYGNGMVRVSGYGAIEKISLVTEREKKMVINGREINLDSGTYRINIKNNDLLFLRVALTEKMYGEIVEKKLHLFNFIKDGDDLSLSVDLSNKEGHMVFYPHGRAGTSAEITVYRD
- a CDS encoding AraC family transcriptional regulator, whose product is MENNFYFWNSSMEDASKTALLIGSDIKIKFEGLDIALCDFNMIFVSEQIEARDLFVLNEIDVVLLDHDGDQKSTDLLRFFKSIKPSVPVIVTTDQGSESLAITVFRSGAWDYFNNPLDADCLNESVNTVLDLKKGRAKKKVYKGLDGLDRAISYINDNYKSNLTLTRVAREAGMSTSHFERVFKARMDMTFVSYVNDLRIIMAKDLLGHESFSMSEIAFACGFTNQYHFTRTFKKIAKQTPSSFRKSLKKKIQGPAVK